One genomic region from Cellulosilyticum sp. I15G10I2 encodes:
- a CDS encoding HD domain-containing protein, with translation MIYRIKQFFQGLAANINEQDKVFINNYLNEKEQRLFFQLRLSEQYHSLKVAYGCFKCLPQSRSLIRSALLHDIGKVGSNLNLINKSLVVLAKKLNIKHQLLPEFLQRAMYYKKEHPVIGYRLLLAYDLDPRELLLIKDHHHFKKEQTIEMQILQCYDNKF, from the coding sequence ATGATCTATAGAATTAAACAATTTTTCCAGGGGTTGGCTGCAAATATTAATGAACAAGATAAGGTGTTTATTAATAACTATCTAAATGAAAAGGAACAGAGGCTTTTTTTTCAACTAAGACTTAGTGAACAATACCATAGTTTAAAGGTGGCATATGGCTGTTTCAAATGCTTACCACAAAGCAGATCGTTAATTAGATCAGCCCTTTTACATGATATCGGCAAAGTAGGAAGCAACTTGAATCTGATCAATAAGTCTCTTGTAGTGCTTGCCAAGAAGTTAAATATAAAACATCAATTGCTTCCTGAATTTTTGCAAAGAGCAATGTACTATAAAAAAGAGCACCCTGTAATCGGATATCGACTGCTCTTAGCGTATGATTTGGATCCAAGAGAGCTTCTCCTTATTAAAGATCATCACCACTTTAAGAAAGAGCAAACTATAGAAATGCAAATACTCCAATGTTATGATAATAAATTCTAA
- a CDS encoding cation:proton antiporter, with amino-acid sequence MLLSFALILLIGFILSGIFQKLKLPGLLGMLITGIVLGPYVLGLIHQDILNISSDLRTIALIVILTRAGLALDLEDLKKVGKPAILMCFVPATFEIAAVTLLAPLLLQISYIEAAIMGTVLAAVSPAVIVPRMLKLMENGYGKVNSIPQLIMAGASVDDIYVIILFTSFMSMYEGQGFNMAGLIHVPIAIVVGLAAGIIAGLLLVWLFNKIHMRDTIKILVILSTAFIFISVEAIVKDYIPMSGLLAVMALGGTILKQYEVLARRLSGKFSKIWVGTEMLLFVLVGAAVDIRYIGSAGLMAVILIISALVLRMGGVFICVIKTKLSAKEKLFCAIAYLPKATVQAAIGAIPLLAGVKAGNTILAVAVLAIIITAPLGAVGIDLSFNKLLSK; translated from the coding sequence ATGTTACTAAGTTTTGCACTGATTTTATTGATTGGATTTATATTAAGCGGCATCTTTCAAAAGCTTAAATTACCAGGTCTTTTAGGAATGCTGATAACAGGTATTGTTTTAGGTCCGTATGTACTGGGGTTGATTCATCAGGATATACTTAATATTTCATCAGATCTTCGTACTATTGCACTCATTGTTATCTTAACGAGGGCCGGTTTGGCACTGGATCTTGAGGACTTAAAAAAAGTTGGAAAGCCTGCAATTCTAATGTGCTTTGTGCCTGCAACCTTTGAGATTGCTGCTGTTACACTGCTGGCACCTTTATTGTTGCAAATATCTTATATTGAAGCAGCTATTATGGGAACAGTATTAGCAGCGGTATCACCAGCTGTAATTGTTCCTAGGATGCTTAAATTAATGGAAAATGGCTATGGCAAAGTAAATAGTATTCCACAGCTTATTATGGCAGGAGCTTCTGTTGATGATATCTATGTTATTATCTTATTTACCTCTTTTATGAGTATGTATGAAGGGCAAGGATTTAATATGGCTGGGTTGATTCATGTGCCGATAGCTATAGTTGTTGGACTCGCAGCAGGCATTATAGCAGGACTATTACTCGTGTGGTTGTTTAATAAAATACACATGAGAGATACTATAAAAATACTTGTTATTTTAAGTACAGCTTTTATATTTATTTCAGTTGAAGCTATTGTGAAAGATTATATCCCTATGTCAGGCTTATTGGCTGTAATGGCTTTAGGGGGAACTATTTTAAAACAATATGAGGTTTTAGCCAGGAGATTATCTGGGAAATTTTCTAAGATATGGGTAGGTACAGAGATGCTGTTATTTGTACTTGTAGGAGCGGCTGTTGATATTAGATATATCGGGAGTGCAGGGCTTATGGCAGTGATACTTATAATAAGTGCACTTGTTCTTAGAATGGGCGGCGTATTTATATGTGTTATTAAAACCAAATTATCTGCCAAAGAAAAACTCTTCTGTGCGATTGCTTATTTACCTAAAGCTACTGTGCAGGCTGCGATCGGGGCCATCCCGCTTTTAGCTGGTGTTAAAGCTGGTAATACCATTCTTGCTGTCGCGGTACTTGCGATCATAATTACAGCTCCCTTAGGAGCTGTTGGAATAGATTTGAGCTTTAATAAACTGCTTTCTAAGTAA
- a CDS encoding BCCT family transporter, protein MKDTIDIQQDELTKKLEEKLYSRNFNKFGFDLNPVVSIVSGVFILIFSLYALLDLDRATDMFENIKEIIITQCDWVFILSSNFFIIVCLFLAFSKLGNVRIGGIESESEFSNFAWYSMLISAGMGIGLMFWAVGEPLYHAEIAPPIFASTNPTYSAMATTFFHWGFHPWGIYTLISLALAFFAYNKKLPLSLRSVFYPLLGDKVLGILGDIIDILAVLACLFGLATSLGLGVQQINSGLNYLFGLEISILVQVIMITIITLIATLSVVSGLDKGVKFLSTLNIKLAAVFMLAIFILGPTLYIIRLFCNSLGLYLNDFILSAFRVSVKDQAWQGSWSVFYLAWWISWSPFVGMFIARISKGRTIREFVLAVLLVPSLLSFIWLSIFGGTAIYLNEASGGSLFDVVQDNLPIALFEMINYLNIPFLAGTLRILLSILGTILVISFFVTSSDSGSLVVDNITSGGRLDSPMTQRVFWACMEGFIAAILLLIGGEKGLSTLQTAVITTGLPFSIILTIMTVSLIEGIKTSHVKQKKIRDINHHKKMMNYFKRK, encoded by the coding sequence ATGAAAGATACCATAGATATACAACAAGATGAGCTTACTAAAAAATTAGAAGAGAAGCTCTACAGCCGTAACTTTAATAAGTTCGGATTTGATTTAAATCCTGTAGTTTCTATTGTTTCTGGTGTTTTTATATTAATATTTTCTTTATATGCACTTTTAGACTTAGATCGTGCTACTGACATGTTTGAAAATATAAAGGAAATTATCATTACACAATGCGACTGGGTCTTTATATTATCTAGCAATTTCTTTATTATTGTTTGTTTATTTCTTGCCTTTTCTAAACTGGGTAATGTAAGGATTGGCGGCATAGAGAGCGAATCAGAATTCTCTAACTTTGCATGGTACTCTATGCTCATCTCTGCTGGCATGGGCATAGGTCTTATGTTTTGGGCTGTTGGAGAACCTTTGTATCACGCCGAGATTGCCCCACCTATATTCGCAAGCACTAACCCAACCTATTCAGCTATGGCAACAACGTTTTTTCATTGGGGCTTTCACCCTTGGGGAATCTATACGCTTATTTCCTTAGCCTTGGCTTTCTTTGCCTACAATAAAAAACTGCCTCTTTCTTTAAGGTCTGTCTTTTATCCATTACTAGGCGATAAAGTACTAGGCATTTTGGGAGACATTATCGATATTTTGGCAGTACTTGCTTGTTTATTTGGTTTAGCAACGTCTTTAGGTCTTGGAGTACAACAGATTAATAGCGGGCTTAATTATTTATTTGGGCTAGAAATCAGCATACTTGTTCAGGTTATCATGATTACTATTATTACTTTAATAGCTACCCTATCTGTTGTCTCAGGTTTAGATAAAGGGGTTAAGTTCTTATCTACCCTAAATATTAAACTGGCTGCTGTTTTTATGCTTGCGATTTTCATTTTAGGGCCAACGCTTTATATCATCAGATTATTTTGTAATTCCTTAGGCCTTTATCTTAATGATTTTATCTTATCAGCTTTCCGCGTTTCTGTTAAAGATCAAGCTTGGCAAGGGAGTTGGTCTGTATTTTACCTTGCATGGTGGATTTCTTGGTCTCCATTTGTAGGTATGTTTATCGCCAGAATTTCTAAAGGCAGGACCATCCGCGAGTTTGTTTTAGCGGTACTGTTAGTCCCCTCTCTCTTATCATTTATTTGGTTGTCCATATTCGGCGGAACTGCTATTTATCTTAATGAAGCCTCAGGTGGTAGTTTATTTGATGTCGTTCAAGATAATCTGCCAATTGCCTTATTTGAAATGATTAATTACTTAAACATTCCCTTTTTAGCAGGTACACTTAGAATCCTTTTATCTATTTTGGGTACGATTCTTGTGATTTCCTTTTTTGTAACTTCAAGCGACTCCGGCTCACTTGTAGTGGATAATATTACTTCCGGAGGACGTTTAGATTCTCCTATGACTCAGAGAGTCTTCTGGGCCTGTATGGAAGGCTTTATTGCTGCCATTTTACTGCTTATTGGGGGCGAAAAAGGTCTGTCTACACTCCAAACAGCAGTTATTACCACCGGGCTACCCTTTTCTATTATACTTACCATTATGACAGTCTCTTTGATAGAAGGCATAAAAACTTCACATGTTAAGCAAAAGAAGATTAGAGATATCAATCATCATAAAAAAATGATGAATTATTTTAAACGCAAATAA
- a CDS encoding ABC transporter substrate-binding protein: MKLRKTLMLTLSCIMAVGSAGCASKTTNQAPAAGSETVQGGNASSEQITLRMAWWGSQARHDATTKVIEMYQEQNPNVKIEAEFYDFDGYFTKLNTLVAANGVWDIFQLGGNFPTYIDKIVPLDEYIKDGIVDVSNTTEAFLLTTQSEGKQIGISNGVNTYGIAYDPAMFKEAGVEEPTENWTWDDFKNAALTIHEKLDIYGSSKIDDFIAGGSMGVSQEDYALNFFAVSNDKLGFDDPNMLVDYLQMKKDLVDAGAYPDPGAIAEIKDIEGDYLVTGEAAMTWVASNQMPTIAQAAGREIKLATVPRKKADGPAGATIQSSQMLCVSKDSKYPEEAAKFISFFQNNEEANKILNGERGIPIMSNVRDMLLAEADEAKQEMYNFVDLVGSFKTGQINVISPQPKAEIEDHYKLLLDQVIYDRKTAQEAAKEIYEFAAAKFN, translated from the coding sequence ATGAAATTAAGAAAGACTCTTATGTTAACTCTTAGTTGTATTATGGCAGTAGGTTCAGCTGGATGTGCATCAAAAACAACCAATCAAGCACCGGCTGCAGGCAGTGAAACTGTTCAAGGTGGAAATGCCAGTTCAGAACAGATTACTTTAAGAATGGCTTGGTGGGGATCTCAAGCGCGTCATGATGCAACAACAAAAGTCATTGAGATGTACCAAGAACAAAACCCTAATGTTAAAATCGAAGCAGAGTTCTATGATTTTGATGGATACTTTACAAAACTTAATACATTAGTAGCCGCTAATGGTGTTTGGGATATTTTCCAATTAGGAGGCAACTTCCCTACATATATTGATAAAATTGTTCCTCTTGATGAGTATATTAAAGACGGCATTGTTGATGTTTCAAATACAACAGAAGCATTTTTACTTACAACACAATCAGAAGGTAAACAAATCGGCATTTCTAATGGTGTTAACACTTATGGTATTGCGTATGATCCAGCAATGTTTAAAGAAGCTGGTGTTGAAGAACCAACAGAAAATTGGACATGGGATGATTTTAAGAATGCCGCTTTAACCATTCATGAAAAGTTAGATATATATGGAAGTTCTAAAATAGATGACTTTATTGCAGGGGGGTCAATGGGAGTATCTCAAGAAGACTACGCCTTAAACTTCTTTGCGGTATCAAATGATAAATTAGGTTTTGATGATCCTAATATGTTAGTAGACTACTTGCAAATGAAAAAAGATTTGGTAGACGCAGGGGCGTATCCAGATCCAGGAGCAATTGCTGAAATTAAAGATATTGAAGGAGATTACCTTGTAACTGGTGAAGCTGCTATGACTTGGGTAGCAAGTAATCAAATGCCTACTATTGCACAAGCAGCAGGCAGAGAAATTAAGCTTGCTACAGTTCCAAGAAAAAAAGCAGATGGACCAGCAGGTGCGACAATTCAATCTTCACAAATGCTTTGTGTATCCAAAGACTCAAAATATCCAGAAGAAGCTGCAAAATTCATTAGTTTCTTCCAAAATAATGAAGAAGCGAATAAAATTTTAAACGGTGAACGTGGTATACCTATTATGTCTAATGTACGTGATATGTTACTTGCAGAAGCAGATGAAGCAAAACAAGAAATGTATAACTTTGTTGATCTTGTAGGAAGTTTTAAAACTGGTCAAATAAATGTAATCAGCCCTCAGCCAAAGGCAGAAATAGAAGACCATTACAAACTATTACTAGACCAAGTTATTTATGATCGAAAAACAGCGCAGGAAGCAGCTAAAGAAATTTATGAGTTTGCTGCAGCGAAGTTCAATTAA
- a CDS encoding carbohydrate ABC transporter permease: MDNIKKRDSATFSKFLHNNNTVGYFFAAPFIIGFLGFTIIPMLTSMYYSFTNYNMVSQESWVGFQNYARLFTDKRFINSVAVTLKYVLLSVPLKLIFALFIAYLLTRKSSAVSVYRSLYYVPSLIGGSIAVALVWKELFSTKGLINAMLISAGFEKISWFGNQKMAMIPLILMTVWQFGSSMIIFAAGLKQIPSTYYEAAKIDGANKIQSFSKITLPCLSPIILYNLVMQTIAAFMAFTQAFVITRGGPNDATNFYALYVYNQAFKYYDMGYASAMSWVMLVIISVITAVIFKTSKRWVFTEAGEE, translated from the coding sequence ATGGATAATATAAAAAAGAGAGATTCAGCGACATTTTCTAAATTTCTTCATAATAATAATACGGTAGGTTATTTCTTTGCAGCACCGTTTATTATTGGATTTTTAGGTTTTACCATTATACCCATGCTTACTTCCATGTATTATTCTTTTACGAATTATAATATGGTATCTCAGGAGAGTTGGGTAGGCTTTCAAAATTATGCACGACTATTTACAGATAAACGTTTTATAAATTCAGTTGCCGTTACTTTAAAATATGTGCTTTTATCTGTGCCTTTGAAGCTTATTTTTGCTTTATTCATTGCTTATTTATTAACTAGAAAGAGCAGTGCAGTAAGTGTATACCGTTCACTATACTATGTACCGTCACTTATTGGGGGCAGTATTGCTGTAGCATTAGTATGGAAAGAACTCTTTTCTACAAAAGGACTTATTAATGCGATGCTTATTTCGGCGGGATTTGAAAAAATCTCATGGTTTGGTAATCAAAAGATGGCCATGATACCTCTTATTTTGATGACGGTCTGGCAATTTGGATCCTCTATGATTATTTTCGCAGCAGGCCTGAAACAGATACCAAGCACCTATTACGAGGCCGCTAAAATTGACGGAGCCAATAAAATTCAATCATTTTCAAAAATTACTTTACCATGTCTTTCCCCAATTATCTTATATAATTTGGTTATGCAGACAATAGCAGCTTTTATGGCCTTTACACAAGCTTTTGTTATTACAAGAGGAGGTCCAAATGATGCGACTAACTTCTATGCCCTTTATGTCTATAATCAAGCTTTTAAGTATTATGATATGGGATATGCGAGTGCCATGTCATGGGTAATGTTAGTGATTATAAGTGTGATTACTGCAGTTATATTTAAAACATCTAAACGTTGGGTGTTTACAGAAGCCGGAGAGGAATAG
- a CDS encoding carbohydrate ABC transporter permease, whose translation MSRLCYHVFILIFGLIMIYPVLWMISGSLKNNAEILNGSLSLIPPNWRWDNFSTGWKGFGGIGFDTFFKNSFVVSVVSTVATVISSACVAYAFSRIKFKGKKIWFTAMICTMMLPGQIILIPQYIIYNRLGFVGTIIPLILPHFFGQAFFIYQMMQFTSGIPRELDEAATIDGCSRYSIFTRIILPLLKPSIVTTVIIQFYWKWDDFMGPLIYLSKPITYTVSIAIKLFADASSTTDYGAMFAMSTLSLLPVFLIFLFFNKYLVDGISTSGLKG comes from the coding sequence ATGAGTAGGTTGTGCTATCACGTTTTTATTCTAATATTTGGGTTAATAATGATTTATCCTGTACTATGGATGATCAGCGGTTCACTTAAAAATAATGCAGAGATTTTAAATGGTTCTTTAAGCCTTATTCCGCCAAATTGGAGATGGGATAATTTTTCAACTGGATGGAAAGGGTTTGGGGGAATAGGATTTGACACCTTCTTTAAAAATTCATTTGTTGTAAGTGTTGTTTCAACTGTAGCAACAGTTATATCCTCTGCTTGTGTTGCCTATGCGTTTTCGAGGATCAAGTTTAAAGGGAAAAAAATTTGGTTTACAGCTATGATCTGTACAATGATGTTACCAGGACAGATTATTCTTATTCCTCAATATATTATTTATAACAGATTAGGTTTTGTGGGTACGATTATTCCGCTGATACTGCCTCATTTCTTTGGTCAGGCTTTTTTCATCTATCAGATGATGCAGTTTACATCAGGTATTCCAAGAGAATTAGACGAAGCGGCTACGATTGATGGGTGCAGCAGATATTCGATTTTCACCCGTATTATTTTACCGCTTCTTAAACCTTCTATTGTAACCACAGTCATTATCCAATTTTATTGGAAGTGGGATGATTTTATGGGGCCACTTATTTATCTAAGCAAGCCTATAACTTATACAGTATCTATTGCTATTAAGTTGTTTGCAGATGCGTCCTCTACTACTGACTATGGCGCAATGTTTGCAATGTCCACGCTATCATTGCTCCCAGTATTTTTAATCTTCTTATTCTTTAATAAATATTTGGTTGATGGTATCAGCACAAGTGGTTTAAAAGGCTAG